The genomic DNA GGAGAGGAGGGACCCTTGAAGATTTTATTAAGTTGCCCCAAAACCACTTCGATATTTCTAGTTTGGTCTAAGAAAAACCCAGTTTTCTGTCCATCAATAAGATCCGTCGACATTTTAATTGAAGATTGATCAATCGGAGTCGTAATCAAAATATCAATTTCATCCAATTTAAAAAACTCACTCTGTTGTATCACGCGTGCGTCTTCAACTTCTAAGCCTTCAAGTTTTCTAATCTGAATGTCATTTTTTAAAACAATGGAGGTGTGCGACCAAGGAATGTCGGTGAGTCTTTGATCCAAAGCTTCTTCAACAAATTTTTTAAAGAAAGGGAGGATATCCTTTAAAAGATAATCCATTCCCGCAGTCGATATTTGAATCGCAAAGACTTGGCCTTTTTGATTGTTCTGATCTACGACGTAGTAATCTACCATCAATCCAGATAAAGAATCATTTTCACTAAAGCACATTCTAAAACTATTTTTTAAACCCAAGTGAACACGCTTCTTCCATGCATATAGAAGCTTCTGAAGTAAAAATTCTTGAGGTTCCATTGAAACAGGATCAAAGGATAAAGCTCTAAAAGAAATTAAGGAATTTGGATTTCCATAACCACAGGCTAAAAAATTCCCTTTATCATCTAAAAGTTCAACAGGATGACCAACGGGATGTCCCTTTGGACTTTTTGTTAATTCATTGGAGAAAACCCACGGATGGCCGGCTCTAATTCTACGATCATGACCTTTTTGGACTCTCCATGAGTATTGTGACCAAGACATTACATATCCTTAGAGTTATTCATCACAAGCAGAAGCTTTGATGTATTCCGCTTTCATGACAGCGATATGTTGAATCGAAATGTCTTTCGGGCAAGCTGCATGGCATTCACCAATGTTTGTGCAGTTCCCAAAACCTTCTTTGTCATGCTGTTCAACCATATTCATAACTCTAGTTTTAGCCTCAGGTTTTCCTTGAGGTAAATAAACAAATTGTGTCACCTTAGCAGCAGTGAAGAGTGATGCGGAAGCATTTGGGCAAGCGGCAACACAAGCTGCGCAGCCAATGCACTGAGCTGCATCCATTGCTTTATCCGCCGCCTCTTTCCCAATTAGAATTGAATTTCCATCTGGCTGTGGACCTGTCTTAACTGAAACATATCCTCCGGCTTGCTGAATTCTATCAAAAGCACTTCTATCCACAATCAAATCACGAATCACAGGCAGAGCTTTCGCTCTCCAAGGTTCAATAACAATGGTGTCACCATCTTTGAATGATCTCATATGAAGTTGGCAAGTTGTCACGCCTCTCAAGGGACCATGAGCTTGACCGTTGATCATACAGCTGCAAGTTCCGCAAATTCCTTCTCTACAATCACTATCGAACTCTATAGGGCGCTCATTTTTCTTGGTGAGACCTTCATTGACATAATCTAACATTTCTAAAAAAGACATATCCGCTGAAACGTCCGTCGCATTGTAAGTGACAAACTTACCTTCTTTTTCTTTAGAATCTTGGCGCCATACTACGAGTGTGAAATTCATGATGTTATTCCTTATTAAATTATAACTGCTTACTTATAACTGCGTTCAGCGAGTTTAACATTTTCAAACTTTAATTCTTCTTTGTGCAGAGCTTGGGGTTGGCCTTCGCCCTTATATTCCCATGCCGCCACATAACTGAAATTCTTGTCATCTCTTTTTG from Bdellovibrionota bacterium includes the following:
- a CDS encoding succinate dehydrogenase/fumarate reductase iron-sulfur subunit, which gives rise to MNFTLVVWRQDSKEKEGKFVTYNATDVSADMSFLEMLDYVNEGLTKKNERPIEFDSDCREGICGTCSCMINGQAHGPLRGVTTCQLHMRSFKDGDTIVIEPWRAKALPVIRDLIVDRSAFDRIQQAGGYVSVKTGPQPDGNSILIGKEAADKAMDAAQCIGCAACVAACPNASASLFTAAKVTQFVYLPQGKPEAKTRVMNMVEQHDKEGFGNCTNIGECHAACPKDISIQHIAVMKAEYIKASACDE
- a CDS encoding methyltransferase domain-containing protein, with protein sequence MSWSQYSWRVQKGHDRRIRAGHPWVFSNELTKSPKGHPVGHPVELLDDKGNFLACGYGNPNSLISFRALSFDPVSMEPQEFLLQKLLYAWKKRVHLGLKNSFRMCFSENDSLSGLMVDYYVVDQNNQKGQVFAIQISTAGMDYLLKDILPFFKKFVEEALDQRLTDIPWSHTSIVLKNDIQIRKLEGLEVEDARVIQQSEFFKLDEIDILITTPIDQSSIKMSTDLIDGQKTGFFLDQTRNIEVVLGQLNKIFKGPSSPKKLRILDLCCYVGHWSAQLAHFCKINNVEPEITAVDISPKALASASKNISRLTQNFKTVELDVIDKLDSMTEKFDIVICDPPALIKNKKSIPTGQHAYMKLNTNAMNLLEKNGLYVSCSCSGLLEKTDLLSILRKAQTRSKKSLQIISEGGHAADHPHLASFPEGFYLKMLLFA